From the genome of Ignavibacteriales bacterium, one region includes:
- a CDS encoding BatD family protein encodes MLISESKKYLLAVTILLCGIFVHSINAQQFNATVDKTTVGQYDRFQAYFTFDGGDVNGLSNFRAPAFSGFKILSGPNQSSSMQIINGKVSGSVTFSYILQPGALGEFTIASASVDYSGKTFHTEPIKVKVGKGTPQQQKESTGGYTQEELAKNVFIVAEANKTRALLGEQITVTYKLYTKLNISSPQVSKLPSYEGFWAEEVGPLQNINFEIGMYKGERYRVAKIKQVALFASKTGSLSVTPFELNIPVIVKKKKTGNDVFDEFFNDSFFGRTETVEFPAKSNTIKVEVDPLPSNAPASFNGAVGDLNFKAEVDKKDVVTNESITLRLTLSGNGNIKLLKVPEPQLPSGFEKYEPKTVENINRGALISGQKIIDYLIVPRTAGEKEIPPIEFTYFNPSSRRYITLKSPPFKINVRQGVAGNETASQGFVREDVKLLSEDIRFIKTSDFNLEPRQDISLIKPWFWFSIILPLFGMIGTIVFKRRHDKLTGNVKLMRYQKAEKAARKRLKLAKDALDKNNTTNFYSELSLALFGYLEDKLGIQKSEFTVEGAVEKLLHRNVDDALIDRVKRIAEKCEYARFAPEGETSAVAPEFYDETVKVIIEVDSSLDARKKR; translated from the coding sequence ATGTTGATAAGTGAATCTAAAAAATATTTGTTAGCTGTGACAATTCTTCTGTGCGGCATTTTTGTCCATTCAATAAATGCGCAGCAGTTTAACGCAACGGTTGATAAAACTACAGTTGGACAGTACGACCGCTTTCAAGCTTACTTTACTTTTGACGGCGGAGATGTGAATGGACTGAGTAATTTTCGAGCTCCTGCATTTAGCGGATTCAAAATATTGAGCGGTCCAAATCAATCCAGCAGTATGCAGATCATAAACGGAAAAGTTTCCGGTTCGGTTACGTTCTCTTATATTTTGCAGCCCGGCGCTCTGGGCGAATTCACAATTGCATCCGCATCCGTTGACTACAGTGGAAAAACTTTTCATACGGAGCCGATAAAAGTCAAAGTTGGGAAAGGAACACCGCAGCAACAAAAGGAAAGCACCGGCGGATATACACAAGAGGAACTTGCAAAAAATGTTTTCATAGTTGCAGAAGCAAACAAAACACGCGCACTGCTTGGTGAGCAAATAACCGTTACATACAAACTTTATACAAAATTAAATATTTCTTCACCGCAAGTATCAAAACTTCCGTCATACGAAGGATTCTGGGCCGAAGAAGTTGGTCCTCTTCAAAATATAAATTTTGAAATCGGAATGTACAAAGGTGAAAGATACCGCGTTGCTAAAATCAAGCAAGTCGCACTCTTTGCATCAAAGACAGGCTCACTTTCCGTAACGCCTTTCGAATTAAATATACCTGTGATTGTTAAAAAGAAAAAAACCGGCAATGATGTTTTCGATGAATTTTTTAATGATTCTTTTTTCGGAAGAACAGAGACTGTTGAATTCCCAGCAAAGTCAAACACAATTAAAGTTGAAGTTGATCCTCTACCATCAAACGCACCGGCTTCATTCAACGGTGCTGTAGGCGATCTGAATTTCAAAGCGGAAGTTGATAAGAAAGATGTAGTTACAAATGAAAGTATAACGCTAAGATTAACATTAAGCGGTAACGGAAATATAAAGTTATTGAAAGTACCCGAACCCCAGCTACCGAGCGGCTTTGAAAAATATGAACCGAAGACGGTTGAAAATATTAACCGCGGTGCGTTGATTTCCGGTCAAAAAATAATTGATTACTTAATCGTGCCGCGTACTGCCGGTGAAAAGGAAATTCCTCCGATCGAGTTTACTTACTTCAATCCGTCATCCCGCAGATATATTACTTTAAAATCACCGCCGTTCAAAATAAATGTGCGTCAAGGTGTAGCCGGAAATGAAACTGCTTCACAAGGATTTGTGAGAGAAGATGTAAAACTTCTTAGCGAAGATATTCGCTTCATTAAGACTTCGGATTTTAATCTTGAACCGCGTCAGGATATCTCACTTATCAAGCCGTGGTTCTGGTTTTCAATTATACTTCCGCTTTTTGGAATGATCGGTACAATTGTTTTCAAAAGACGTCATGATAAACTTACCGGAAATGTTAAATTGATGCGGTATCAGAAAGCAGAGAAGGCGGCGCGTAAGAGATTAAAACTTGCCAAAGATGCGCTTGATAAAAATAATACTACAAATTTTTATTCTGAATTATCATTGGCTTTGTTCGGCTATCTTGAAGATAAATTGGGAATTCAAAAATCGGAATTCACCGTTGAAGGAGCTGTTGAAAAACTTTTGCATAGAAATGTTGACGATGCTTTAATTGACCGTGTTAAGAGAATTGCAGAGAAATGCGAATACGCGCGTTTTGCACCCGAAGGCGAAACATCTGCCGTGGCGCCTGAATTTTATGATGAGACTGTTAAGGTAATTATAGAGGTTGATTCGTCACTTGATGCGAGGAAGAAAAGATGA
- a CDS encoding VWA domain-containing protein, producing the protein MVRRIIGLICIDLLLAILLVSCKFSGGPTDTSQTDTTIPSAAQPLNNSTDQNIIQTLKWESDNAVSYDVYLDKGNPPLQIVASKINQKFFALTSSLDYYSTYYWRVVANFSGGSQASSPVFKFTTIANLNPSQAGYALKLKRQETQLPNNVNLSFQVVDLFNVGVTTLSRDDFEIYEDGLPLQSESLAEIKKLNELPNKIRTVLMLDNSTSLTNVEIEKIRTAASSFVNKMTPNQEVAIYQFSENIEILSDFTSNQNNLNVAINNYRSGAGSTSLYYAVTVGASLWEDNYSVDGILQGTMIVFTDGNETAQPTTEALKEAINAVSNKSVFTIGLRGKDPLDEETLQRLGTSGYFPINDISQLDAQFTLIQQSINVRANSIYQLNYKSPRRGGDYALTVRVKGNPYTGTFSFIFAKYSSAGFFSKIGLR; encoded by the coding sequence ATGGTAAGAAGAATTATTGGTCTAATCTGTATTGATTTACTACTGGCAATTCTCCTTGTCAGTTGTAAATTTTCCGGCGGGCCGACTGATACTTCACAAACTGACACCACAATACCTTCGGCAGCTCAGCCTTTGAACAATTCTACGGATCAAAATATTATTCAAACATTAAAGTGGGAATCTGATAACGCTGTTTCTTATGATGTTTACCTTGATAAGGGAAACCCGCCTCTTCAAATTGTTGCATCTAAAATCAATCAGAAGTTCTTTGCTCTAACAAGTTCTTTGGATTACTATTCTACTTATTACTGGAGGGTAGTGGCAAATTTTTCTGGCGGTTCTCAGGCAAGTTCACCGGTGTTCAAGTTTACAACGATTGCAAATTTAAATCCAAGTCAAGCCGGATATGCGTTGAAATTGAAAAGGCAGGAAACTCAATTGCCGAATAATGTCAATCTGTCATTTCAAGTTGTAGATTTATTCAATGTTGGTGTAACAACGTTGAGCAGGGATGATTTTGAAATTTATGAAGACGGACTTCCGCTTCAATCTGAATCTTTAGCTGAGATAAAAAAACTAAATGAATTGCCAAACAAAATTAGAACTGTATTGATGCTGGATAACAGTACTAGTTTAACTAATGTTGAGATTGAAAAGATTAGAACTGCCGCTTCCTCATTTGTGAATAAAATGACTCCGAACCAGGAAGTTGCAATCTATCAGTTTTCGGAAAATATAGAAATACTTTCCGATTTTACAAGCAATCAAAATAATCTTAATGTTGCGATTAATAATTACAGATCCGGTGCGGGATCGACAAGTCTTTATTATGCCGTAACTGTTGGTGCGTCACTTTGGGAAGACAATTATTCAGTTGATGGAATTTTGCAAGGCACGATGATTGTGTTCACAGACGGAAATGAAACCGCCCAGCCGACAACAGAAGCTCTGAAGGAAGCGATAAATGCTGTCAGTAATAAATCGGTATTCACAATTGGATTACGCGGCAAAGACCCGCTTGATGAAGAAACTTTGCAGAGATTAGGTACTTCCGGTTATTTTCCAATAAACGATATTTCACAATTGGATGCACAATTTACGCTTATCCAACAAAGTATAAATGTGAGAGCAAACAGCATTTACCAACTGAACTATAAAAGTCCGAGACGCGGCGGAGATTACGCACTTACAGTCCGTGTGAAAGGAAATCCTTATACCGGTACCTTCTCTTTTATTTTTGCAAAGTACAGCAGCGCCGGATTTTTTTCTAAAATAGGCTTGAGATAG
- a CDS encoding tetratricopeptide repeat protein: protein MISKTAKVFISFLITLLCLTGNNSFAQSHDDLMKSANKYYQEGNYQLAAESYQKILGQGFESGALYYNLGNAYFKAGKLGSAIYSYEKGLKIEPNDEDLAYNLKIANSRTVDKITELPKLFLVSWWEGLVTSLNVSGWSFIVILIFWILLASIAVYIFSRRSILQKISFLSSSTSLALLIIAAVLLFARVNREAATDYGILLDQMYSVKVSPDSKSNDAFVIHEGIKFAIEDHVNDWTKIRLIDGKVGWIQKGSFGQI, encoded by the coding sequence ATGATTTCAAAAACGGCAAAAGTTTTTATTAGTTTCTTAATTACTTTACTGTGTTTAACCGGTAATAATTCATTCGCACAATCTCATGATGATCTTATGAAGAGTGCAAATAAATATTATCAGGAAGGGAATTACCAGCTTGCAGCCGAATCATATCAAAAAATATTGGGACAAGGATTTGAGAGCGGCGCACTTTATTATAATCTTGGCAATGCATATTTCAAAGCCGGCAAACTTGGTTCTGCGATTTACAGTTATGAAAAAGGGTTAAAGATTGAACCTAATGATGAAGATTTGGCTTACAACCTAAAAATTGCCAATTCAAGAACTGTAGATAAAATTACCGAGTTGCCAAAGTTATTTCTTGTTTCTTGGTGGGAAGGATTGGTTACGTCCTTAAATGTTTCTGGCTGGTCTTTCATTGTAATTCTTATATTCTGGATTTTACTTGCAAGTATTGCGGTTTATATTTTCTCACGCAGGTCAATCCTTCAGAAAATTTCTTTTCTAAGCAGCTCAACTTCTCTTGCGCTGTTGATCATTGCGGCCGTTTTACTTTTTGCACGCGTTAACCGTGAAGCCGCAACAGACTACGGAATTTTGTTGGATCAAATGTATTCGGTAAAAGTCTCGCCGGATTCCAAAAGCAACGACGCGTTTGTTATTCACGAAGGAATAAAATTTGCAATTGAAGATCATGTGAACGATTGGACAAAAATTCGTTTGATTGACGGTAAAGTCGGATGGATCCAAAAAGGTTCATTTGGACAGATATAG
- the ruvB gene encoding Holliday junction branch migration DNA helicase RuvB has product MKRKSENLNPVINEEEIKIEHSLRPQKFNEFTGQSKITDNLKVFIGAAKIRNEGLDHVLLTGPPGLGKTTLAHIIANELGVKIKVSSGPVLEKPGDLAGLLTNLEEKSVLFIDEIHRLSPVVEEYLYSAMEDYKLDIMIDSGPNARSVQIKLPHYTLIGATTRAGLLTAPLRDRFGIKSRLDYYESDLIKKIIHRSADLLNIKLDEDAAIELAKRSRGTPRIANRLLRRTRDFADYEQKKIIDISIAKKALNSLEVDEFGLDEMDKEIILTIIEKFNGGPVGLNTVSVAVNEDPGTIEEVYEPFLIQQGFIQRTPRGREATDLAYIRFNKKRGIQKSQESLFE; this is encoded by the coding sequence GTGAAAAGAAAATCGGAGAATCTTAATCCCGTAATTAACGAGGAAGAAATAAAAATTGAGCACTCTCTTCGTCCGCAAAAATTTAATGAGTTCACCGGTCAATCCAAAATAACAGATAATCTAAAAGTTTTTATCGGTGCTGCAAAAATTAGAAACGAAGGTCTCGATCACGTTCTTCTTACAGGACCTCCGGGACTCGGCAAAACCACTCTCGCTCATATTATTGCAAATGAGCTTGGTGTTAAAATTAAAGTTTCATCCGGACCTGTTTTAGAAAAACCTGGTGATCTTGCCGGTCTTTTAACAAATCTCGAAGAAAAATCGGTTTTATTTATTGATGAAATTCACCGTTTGAGTCCCGTTGTAGAAGAATATCTTTATTCGGCAATGGAAGATTATAAACTTGATATTATGATTGACAGCGGACCCAACGCCCGCTCTGTTCAGATTAAACTTCCTCATTATACATTAATCGGTGCCACAACACGTGCCGGTTTATTAACAGCTCCTTTACGCGACCGGTTTGGAATTAAATCCCGTCTCGACTATTATGAAAGCGATCTAATAAAAAAAATAATCCATCGTTCTGCAGATCTACTCAACATAAAACTTGATGAAGACGCGGCTATTGAATTAGCAAAACGTTCTCGCGGCACACCGAGAATAGCAAACCGTCTGTTGCGCCGGACCCGTGATTTTGCTGATTATGAACAAAAAAAAATAATTGATATTTCGATTGCAAAAAAAGCACTTAATTCTTTAGAAGTTGATGAGTTCGGTCTTGATGAAATGGATAAAGAAATAATTCTTACCATCATTGAAAAATTTAACGGCGGACCGGTTGGATTGAATACCGTTTCCGTTGCCGTGAATGAAGACCCTGGAACAATTGAAGAAGTTTATGAGCCGTTTCTAATTCAACAAGGATTTATACAAAGAACACCTCGCGGAAGAGAAGCCACAGATCTGGCTTATATCCGGTTCAATAAAAAACGTGGAATTCAAAAATCTCAAGAAAGTCTTTTTGAATAA
- a CDS encoding M48 family metallopeptidase encodes MTVKSDGSKKVHLDRYSLDNTQAKKYSNTKLILGIAEAVISFVLLFLFILLGLSIKLENYLRLAITNDYLLLLAYVLVLGIFSSILFSPINYYTGFYLEHKYNLSNQTFWKWIWEGLKGTLVGTVIGIPVLLLFYFIMKSFGLMWWLPFAVLMFILSVVLAQIVPIIILPIFYKITPIENDDFKERIVALSKDAGLKVQNVFKFNMSKNTKKANAAFTGLGKTKRILLGDTLLDNYTNDEIETVIAHELGHYKKKHIVKNIFIGTVFSFLTFFLIAQLHRLSLSLFGFKEIVQISSLPLLLLWGGIIGLIQTPISNFISRKFEYEADEYAIVSTNKTESFINTLEKLTDQNLGDREPLPIVEWFFYSHPSITNRISVIKSITSHLQK; translated from the coding sequence TTGACGGTAAAGTCGGATGGATCCAAAAAGGTTCATTTGGACAGATATAGTTTGGACAACACGCAGGCAAAGAAATACAGTAATACAAAACTTATTCTTGGAATAGCTGAAGCTGTTATTTCATTTGTTCTCCTCTTTCTTTTTATTCTGCTTGGTCTCAGCATAAAGCTTGAAAACTATTTACGGTTAGCAATCACTAACGATTACTTACTACTCTTAGCTTATGTTTTAGTCCTCGGAATCTTCTCTTCAATTCTTTTTTCGCCGATTAATTATTACACCGGTTTTTACCTGGAACACAAATACAATCTTTCTAACCAAACGTTTTGGAAATGGATCTGGGAAGGTTTAAAAGGAACTTTGGTTGGAACCGTAATCGGAATCCCCGTATTGCTCCTTTTTTATTTTATTATGAAAAGTTTCGGATTAATGTGGTGGCTCCCGTTCGCTGTGCTGATGTTTATTCTTTCAGTTGTACTTGCTCAGATTGTACCAATAATCATCCTACCAATCTTCTACAAAATTACTCCGATAGAAAATGATGACTTTAAAGAAAGAATTGTTGCGCTTAGTAAGGATGCCGGATTAAAAGTGCAGAATGTTTTTAAATTCAATATGAGTAAGAATACAAAGAAAGCTAATGCCGCATTTACCGGGCTTGGCAAAACTAAAAGAATTCTTCTAGGCGATACACTTCTTGATAATTACACTAATGATGAAATTGAAACTGTTATAGCACATGAATTAGGGCATTACAAAAAAAAGCATATTGTTAAAAATATTTTTATTGGAACCGTCTTCAGCTTCTTAACTTTTTTCCTTATTGCACAACTTCACAGATTATCGCTGAGTCTATTTGGTTTTAAAGAGATTGTCCAAATATCCTCACTTCCGCTTCTTCTATTATGGGGAGGAATCATAGGATTGATTCAAACGCCAATTTCAAATTTCATATCACGCAAATTTGAATATGAAGCAGATGAATATGCTATAGTCTCAACAAATAAAACCGAATCCTTCATCAATACTTTAGAAAAATTAACCGATCAAAACCTTGGCGACCGTGAACCGCTCCCTATAGTTGAGTGGTTTTTCTACAGTCATCCTTCAATCACGAACAGAATCTCTGTCATCAAGTCAATTACTTCTCACTTACAAAAATGA
- a CDS encoding cobalamin B12-binding domain-containing protein produces MERKIRVLVAKAGLDGHDRGAKVVAAALRDAGMEVIYTGLRQTPEMIVEAAIQEDVDAIGISILSGAHMTLFPRILNLMKDKDVNDILLFGGGIIPKEDLAKLKELGVGELFTPGTSTQDIIKFLKEWTENHPRN; encoded by the coding sequence ATGGAACGAAAGATAAGGGTGTTGGTAGCAAAAGCAGGATTAGACGGACACGATAGAGGCGCAAAAGTAGTTGCCGCGGCTCTGCGAGATGCCGGTATGGAAGTAATTTACACCGGACTTCGTCAAACACCCGAAATGATTGTTGAAGCGGCAATTCAAGAAGATGTTGATGCTATTGGAATTAGTATTCTTTCCGGCGCGCACATGACTTTATTTCCGAGAATATTGAATCTAATGAAAGATAAAGATGTTAATGATATTCTTCTTTTTGGCGGAGGCATTATTCCAAAAGAAGATCTAGCAAAATTAAAAGAACTTGGGGTTGGTGAGTTATTCACTCCGGGTACTTCGACACAGGATATAATAAAATTTTTAAAAGAGTGGACTGAAAATCACCCTCGGAATTAA
- the kdsB gene encoding 3-deoxy-manno-octulosonate cytidylyltransferase, with product MIIGIIPARFASTRLIGKPLADIGGKPMIQHTYIGAKKSKLLDKVVIAVDDEKVFQVVKSFGAEAYMTPQSCASGSDRIAYVTEQIPDATIIVNIQGDEPFIKGKMIDEAIEPLLFDKKVNLSTLARRITNVEEMKSPSVVKVVFDYKNFALYFSRSPIPFVREAKTNLARIQTAEIYKHIGLYVYRRDTLLKFNGLRPTDLEQIEKLEQLRFLEHGFKMKIVLTEYDSLSVDTPKDLELARRFYEKHFKLQDRGPRK from the coding sequence ATGATTATTGGAATAATACCCGCTCGATTTGCGTCAACACGTTTAATTGGAAAACCGCTTGCAGACATCGGCGGTAAACCTATGATTCAACACACTTACATTGGCGCAAAAAAATCTAAACTGCTGGATAAAGTTGTAATAGCAGTTGATGATGAAAAAGTTTTTCAAGTAGTTAAAAGTTTTGGCGCCGAAGCATATATGACGCCGCAGAGTTGCGCAAGCGGTTCCGACCGGATAGCATATGTAACCGAACAAATTCCGGATGCAACAATCATTGTTAATATTCAAGGTGATGAACCGTTTATAAAAGGAAAGATGATAGACGAGGCAATCGAGCCGCTTCTCTTCGATAAAAAAGTTAATCTCTCAACGCTTGCACGGAGAATTACAAATGTGGAAGAAATGAAATCTCCATCCGTAGTAAAGGTTGTTTTCGATTACAAAAACTTTGCTTTATACTTTTCACGTTCGCCAATTCCATTTGTTAGGGAAGCAAAAACGAATCTGGCGCGTATTCAAACTGCAGAAATTTATAAACATATCGGTTTGTACGTCTACCGCCGAGATACTCTTTTAAAATTTAACGGACTTAGACCAACCGATTTGGAACAGATTGAAAAATTAGAACAACTCCGCTTTCTTGAACACGGTTTCAAAATGAAAATTGTGTTAACTGAGTATGATAGTTTGTCGGTTGATACTCCTAAAGATTTGGAACTTGCACGCCGTTTCTACGAAAAGCATTTTAAATTGCAGGATAGAGGTCCGAGAAAATAG
- a CDS encoding tetratricopeptide repeat protein, producing MMKKNILFIGLLFLTSVLSAQSKRSLNNNGVDLYKDKKFTDAEVKFKKGLEKDPEMFQGHFNLGDAYYKQGRYDEAIQSYKNSLQFTDNKERQAQVYHNIGNSLLKQKKYQDGIGAYKNSLKQNPDDLETKYNLSYALDMLKQNQQQKQNKDDKNKDKNKDQNKDQQQQNQDQNDKNKDKQQNQQQQQQQKNQISKEEAQRILEALKNNETNTQKKLRKVKGKPVATDKDW from the coding sequence ATGATGAAGAAAAATATATTATTTATCGGTCTACTATTTCTTACGTCGGTCTTATCTGCTCAAAGTAAAAGAAGTTTGAACAACAATGGTGTGGATCTTTACAAAGACAAAAAATTTACCGATGCGGAAGTGAAATTCAAAAAAGGTTTGGAAAAAGATCCGGAAATGTTTCAAGGTCATTTCAATCTTGGCGATGCTTATTATAAACAAGGCCGTTACGATGAAGCAATCCAATCATACAAAAATTCTTTGCAGTTTACAGATAACAAAGAAAGACAGGCACAAGTTTATCATAACATCGGAAATTCTTTGCTGAAACAGAAGAAATATCAAGACGGTATCGGTGCTTATAAAAATTCGCTGAAACAAAACCCGGATGATCTTGAAACAAAATATAATCTTTCTTACGCGCTAGATATGCTGAAGCAAAATCAACAGCAGAAGCAAAATAAGGATGATAAAAATAAAGACAAGAATAAGGATCAGAATAAAGATCAACAGCAGCAGAATCAAGATCAAAATGACAAGAATAAAGATAAACAACAGAATCAGCAGCAGCAACAACAGCAGAAAAATCAAATATCTAAAGAAGAAGCGCAGCGGATATTGGAAGCATTAAAGAATAACGAAACGAATACTCAGAAAAAATTGAGAAAAGTAAAAGGTAAACCGGTTGCAACGGATAAGGATTGGTAA
- a CDS encoding VWA domain-containing protein: MIRFANSEYLYLLWIIPALIALYWFTMQKQNKILEKFAGTKMHDVLFPLRSKLKSSLKFGITLFAILLIIVALANPQVGTKIEDVKQIGIEVYILLDVSKSMAAEDIKPSRLEKAKFEISKLIQKLQGDKIGLVVFAGDAFIQFPLTSDYSAANLFLNAVDFNSVPQQGTAIGPAIDLALKSFKYDDDTKKAVVVITDGEDHEGNIDPSLDEAKSKEVPIYSIGFGSPAGVPIPEYNDSGVQTGYKKDNEGNIVLTKLDETILKTISEKTAGKYYRGSNTEDELDAIYNDLAKIQQSEYGSKRITDYEDRFYYFLIPALLILIGEFFISSNKSKWLAKFEKLREVKQ; encoded by the coding sequence GTGATACGATTTGCAAATAGCGAGTATCTTTATCTGCTCTGGATTATTCCGGCATTAATCGCATTGTATTGGTTTACAATGCAGAAGCAGAATAAGATTCTTGAAAAATTTGCCGGCACAAAAATGCACGACGTACTATTTCCGTTGAGAAGTAAACTAAAATCATCGCTCAAATTTGGAATAACTCTTTTTGCGATTCTCTTAATAATTGTAGCTCTGGCTAATCCGCAAGTAGGAACAAAAATTGAAGACGTTAAGCAGATTGGTATTGAAGTATACATTTTACTTGATGTTTCTAAAAGCATGGCTGCGGAAGATATCAAACCGAGCCGTTTAGAAAAAGCAAAATTCGAAATCTCAAAGCTGATTCAAAAATTACAAGGTGATAAAATAGGGCTGGTTGTATTTGCGGGTGATGCATTTATTCAATTCCCATTAACATCCGATTACTCCGCTGCTAATTTATTTTTGAACGCCGTTGATTTTAATTCTGTACCACAGCAGGGAACAGCAATAGGGCCGGCAATAGATTTAGCATTGAAATCGTTTAAGTATGATGACGATACTAAGAAGGCGGTTGTTGTAATTACAGACGGAGAAGATCACGAAGGAAATATTGATCCTTCTCTTGATGAAGCGAAGTCCAAAGAAGTTCCTATTTATTCAATCGGGTTTGGTTCGCCTGCCGGAGTGCCGATTCCCGAGTATAATGATTCAGGCGTTCAAACGGGATACAAGAAAGATAATGAAGGTAATATTGTTCTGACAAAACTTGATGAAACTATATTAAAGACAATTTCCGAAAAGACTGCTGGGAAATATTACCGCGGCAGCAATACCGAAGATGAACTTGATGCAATTTACAATGATCTGGCAAAAATTCAGCAGTCTGAATACGGATCGAAACGAATAACAGATTATGAAGACAGATTTTATTATTTCTTAATTCCGGCTCTATTAATTTTAATTGGTGAATTTTTCATCTCTTCGAATAAATCAAAATGGCTCGCAAAGTTCGAAAAATTACGCGAGGTAAAACAATGA
- a CDS encoding heparan-alpha-glucosaminide N-acetyltransferase domain-containing protein: MSSNPRKRIIFLDLMRALAVLMMVQGHTIDAFLGDQFRSFDSPLYNIWFTIRGFTAPIFMFTSGVAFTYLLKSNKEPFFQNPRVLKGVHRFIILVLIGYLLRFPTPRMFDFSEVTKAQWLVFFTVDALQLIGFGLLFILFLSFIAEKYKASDYLVFSLGALFFFFMFLVTEKISWANFLPIPFAAYFYHGTGSFFPLFPWSGYVISGGILGTYLAKNPLSYNTKKFSYNLFGFGLISLVICFFIHQIENYLYGQKTFWTDNSALIFYRLGFILILNSIMSYIALSLKTIPEIIQQVGKNTLLIYVVHIVVLYGSAWIPGFAMFYPKTLNIPLSILAAILLIVTMFGMISLLELLKSYRRKKIVSVKI, translated from the coding sequence ATGTCTTCAAATCCTAGAAAACGCATAATTTTTTTAGATCTTATGCGAGCATTAGCTGTACTAATGATGGTTCAAGGGCACACTATTGATGCTTTTCTTGGCGATCAATTCAGATCGTTTGATTCACCTCTTTACAATATTTGGTTTACTATACGCGGGTTCACAGCGCCAATCTTTATGTTTACTTCAGGTGTTGCATTCACGTATCTGCTGAAGTCGAACAAAGAACCGTTTTTTCAAAATCCGCGTGTGCTGAAAGGAGTTCACCGATTTATTATCTTGGTTTTAATCGGCTACCTTCTTCGGTTTCCAACTCCCCGCATGTTCGATTTTAGTGAGGTTACAAAAGCGCAATGGCTTGTATTTTTTACTGTTGATGCTTTACAATTAATCGGATTCGGTTTGTTATTTATTTTGTTTCTTTCTTTTATTGCCGAAAAGTATAAAGCAAGCGACTATTTAGTTTTTTCATTAGGTGCTTTATTCTTCTTTTTTATGTTCCTTGTGACTGAAAAGATAAGCTGGGCAAATTTTTTGCCGATCCCTTTTGCCGCTTATTTTTATCACGGCACCGGTTCATTCTTTCCTCTATTTCCTTGGAGTGGTTATGTTATTAGCGGGGGGATACTCGGCACCTATCTTGCGAAAAATCCATTATCATATAACACCAAAAAATTCAGCTACAATTTATTCGGCTTTGGTTTGATCTCTCTGGTTATCTGCTTTTTTATCCATCAAATTGAAAACTACTTATACGGGCAAAAAACTTTTTGGACAGATAACTCAGCTCTAATTTTTTACCGCCTGGGTTTTATTCTAATACTCAACAGTATTATGTCTTACATTGCGCTTAGTCTTAAGACTATACCGGAGATTATTCAGCAAGTAGGAAAGAATACACTTCTCATCTATGTTGTTCATATTGTTGTTCTTTATGGCAGTGCCTGGATTCCAGGTTTTGCTATGTTTTATCCCAAAACTTTGAATATTCCTCTCTCTATTCTTGCTGCAATTCTTCTAATAGTTACTATGTTTGGAATGATCTCTTTACTTGAACTATTGAAAAGCTATCGGCGCAAAAAAATTGTATCGGTTAAGATTTAA
- the gatC gene encoding Asp-tRNA(Asn)/Glu-tRNA(Gln) amidotransferase subunit GatC — protein MSVTRKEVEYIAQLARLRFKDEELENFTSQLNEILNYVDKLNELNTENIEPLSHPIEEINKFRNDELKPSIEREEALKNAPDRTDEFFKVPKVINKD, from the coding sequence ATGTCTGTTACCCGTAAAGAAGTCGAATATATTGCTCAGCTGGCACGGCTCAGATTCAAAGATGAAGAATTGGAAAATTTCACTTCTCAGTTAAACGAAATATTGAATTACGTTGATAAATTAAACGAGCTCAATACGGAAAATATTGAACCGTTATCTCATCCAATAGAAGAGATTAATAAATTTCGTAATGATGAACTCAAGCCTTCAATAGAAAGGGAAGAAGCATTAAAAAACGCTCCGGATAGAACGGATGAATTTTTCAAAGTACCCAAAGTAATTAATAAAGACTAA